The DNA sequence GGACGCATAAATGTCAAATACTTTGTTTGAAAATTTGATTTCAAAAAAAATTTTTGCTTTCAGTGATATATTTTTGCCACTGTGGAGCATTTTCGTGGATGCTTTGGATAGACCTGCAGGTGAGAGCCTGCAGATAAAGATCAGGCTCTTGACGGGTGCGCCCGTTTGGGCCATTTTTTGAGATGTCGCTGCAAGAGATTGCTTTTAAGGAGGATATCATGCCGTCATTTGATATAGTTAGCGAGCTGGATTTGCAGGAAGTGGATAATGCCGTCAACAATGTGCGCAAGGAAGCCGAAACTCGTTATGATTTTCGCGGGGTGATCACGGAGATAGAGTTCAATCGCAAAACCAAGGTCATCTCCCTGGTGACGGGAGACGACATGAAGATTCGGGCCATTCGCGACATGCTCGTCTCGCATTTCGTGCGGCGCAAGGTTGATTCGAAGTCCATGGAGTTCGGTGAACCGGAAAAGACCAGCCGGGGCCAGCTCAAACAGGAGATCAAGCTGCACGATGGGATCGACAAGGATTCCGCCCGAAAACTGGTGAGGATGATCAAGGACAGCAAATTGAAAGTGCAGGCCGCTATCCAGGATGAACAGGTCCGGGTTACGGCCAAGCAGATTGACGATTTACAGGCGGTTATCGCCGTGTTGCGCGAGAGTGATTTTGAGTTGCCATTGCAGTATGTGAACATGAAAAAGTAGAACAGCGCAAAGAATTCTGGCGGGCAGGTTTCGGTACGCCGGTTCTGGCTCGTTTCGTGGCTTTTTGGTTCTCGAAATTCACTGTTGATGCGGCCATGTCGCGTGTCGGGATGCGCATCAAGGCTCATGCTTTGGTGTGATCGCGTGACAAAGGTATGAAAATTTTTACCCGCCTTGACCCAGTCATGGGCAGGGACTAAGCCTTCAAAAAGTCAAAGAGCCAAAGCCAAACCAGTCGCGAGGCTGGGACGGAAAGCTAGGGGTCTGGATGGTCCAGATGGCCCGGTTGCCTCCA is a window from the Deltaproteobacteria bacterium genome containing:
- a CDS encoding YajQ family cyclic di-GMP-binding protein, encoding MPSFDIVSELDLQEVDNAVNNVRKEAETRYDFRGVITEIEFNRKTKVISLVTGDDMKIRAIRDMLVSHFVRRKVDSKSMEFGEPEKTSRGQLKQEIKLHDGIDKDSARKLVRMIKDSKLKVQAAIQDEQVRVTAKQIDDLQAVIAVLRESDFELPLQYVNMKK